From one Humulus lupulus chromosome 8, drHumLupu1.1, whole genome shotgun sequence genomic stretch:
- the LOC133798621 gene encoding uncharacterized protein LOC133798621 gives MYRPNAIVSELLYSKNGYEKWSIQMKTYFIGEDLWDIVEADEPTVHAATNDDDGDTESEIKAWRKNNAVALHAIQISCQGHAFTLIQNINSAKIAWDTLAANFAKKLDEDSKNPKSKFDDSDDEFDDDEFDDDVDDDELNLKKNKSNFPAKSEDFHQFEPLLKAVKSGDWKAAKSFLAEHPEAVRASITCSDKNALHVAVAAGHFHIVEKLVQLMTEEDLLMQRNDGFTALAIAIEIGNTSIAECLFNKNKKLLRVHVIGRLPVVYAVLCGQTHMAPLLYSVTPLEDLMLEENAKQGSELISLCIQRKHFDIALNLLEHCPRLATTAYAQWKSPVVALAKSAVLASLGQLNFWQRWIYNCIQVPDCAKNHVSLDVQNINDSQCDKDITVITSAVFQRFGLGGPLANMVSFLLKHLGVKHIYEVKLDHVQALELLTRMSKVIETTWDLKLIRDAGVDFAMTQAVYNGNVEFIKSMAKANPELVWTPYTAKNIFSLAIQLRQTEVFSLIYGLHNKEVVLANYVKPLPQLPKLPPMQMPMLKPQMMPPPMPYSHPAGSNYNSRLDDLIPGPALQLQKNLQWDQEVDTIFPQSTRESCINGNMLSNGFFIKRDYKNLVMDGEKWIKDISRSCIVVAALIVTIMFISVFILCGGNNNQDNAGVPVLVNRKFSKVFIISDALSLFSSTIAVLVFLGILTSRYAKEDFLISLPTKMIIGLSTLLFSIATMMIAFSAALSTMLHQDSRMGTTVIFLSSIPVTLSHMWMHFPLLVELFMSTYGPSIFNRNAKPWF, from the exons ATGTATCGACCAAATGCAATTGTTAGTGAGTTACTTTACAGTAAGAATGGCTACGAAAAATGGAGTATTCAGATGAAAACATACTTTATTGGCGAAGATCTCTGGGACATCGTGGAAGCTGATGAGCCTACGGTTCATGCTGCAACaaatgatgatgatggtgatacTGAATCTGAAATTAAGGCTTGGAGGAAAAACAATGCTGTTGCTCTTCACGCAATCCAGATTTCATGCCAGGGACATGCTTTTACTCTCATTCAGAACATCAACTCTGCCAAAATTGCTTGGGACACTTTGGCAGCTAATTTCGCTAAGAAGTTGGATGAGGACTCCAAGAATCCCAAGAGTAAGTTTGATGATTCTGATGATGAGTTCGACGATGATGAATTTGATGATGATGTCGACGATGATGAACTTAACTTGAAGAAGAACAAATCAAATTTTCCAG CAAAGAGTGAAGACTTTCACCAGTTTGAACCGCTTCTCAAAGCTGTGAAGAGTGGTGATTGGAAGGCAGCGAAGAGCTTTCTTGCCGAACATCCCGAGGCAGTGAGAGCAAGTATCACTTGTTCCGACAAGAATGCACTCCACGTCGCAGTGGCTGCTGGACATTTTCATATTGTGGAGAAGTTGGTCCAATTGATGACTGAAGAAGACCTTCTTATGCAACGGAATGATGGTTTCACTGCTCTTGCAATTGCAATCGAAATCGGAAACACTTCCATTGCGGAATGCCTTTTTAATAAGAACAAAAAGCTATTGAGGGTTCATGTAATTGGACGCCTTCCAGTTGTATATGCTGTTCTGTGTGGCCAAACCCATATGGCTCCTTTACTCTATTCAGTTACACCGCTTGAAGATCTAATGTTGGAAGAGAATGCCAAGCAAGGCTCTGAACTGATTTCTCTATGTATACAAAGGAAGCATTTTG ATATCGCCTTGAATTTGCTGGAGCATTGCCCACGTTTGGCAACTACTGCTTATGCTCAATGGAAATCCCCAGTGGTGGCATTAGCAAAGTCCGCAGTATTAGCTAGTTTAGGCCAGTTGAACTTTTGGCAGCGTTGGATATATAACT GTATACAGGTGCCTGACTGTGCTAAGAATCACGTTTCTCTTGATGTCCAAAACATAAACGACAGCCAATGTGACAAGGACATAACTGTGATTACCTCTGCGGTCTTTCAGCGCTTTGGGCTGGGTG GTCCGCTGGCAAACATGGTTTCATTTCTGCTCAAACATTTAG GTGTGAAGCATATATATGAAGTAAAACTGGACCATGTTCAGGCCCTAGAACTCCTGACCCGCATGAGTAAGGTGATAGAAACTACGTGGGATCTTAAGCTAATTAGGGATGCTGGTGTAGATTTTGCTATGACACAGGCTGTCTATAATGGGAATGTTGAGTTTATTAAAAGCATGGCAAAAGCCAATCCAGAACTTGTGTGGACTCCTTATACagcaaaaaatattttttcactTGCCATTCAACTTCGTCAAACAGAAGTTTTTAGTCTTATATATGGACTCCATAATAAAGAAGTAGTACTAGCCAATTATGTAAAGCCACTGCCCCAACTGCCAAAGCTGCCACCTATGCAAATGCCAATGCTAAAGCCGCAAATGATGCCTCCGCCAATGCCATATTCACATCCTGCAGGTTCAAATTATAACTCTAGATTAGATGATCTCATCCCAGGCCCAGCATTGCAACTGCAGAAAAATCTACAATGGGATCAG GAGGTGGACACAATTTTTCCGCAATCAACTCGTGAGTCTTGTATCAATGGAAATATGTTGTCAAATGGCTTCTTTATAAAGAGAGACTACAAGAATTTGGTGATGGATGGAGAAAAGTGGATTAAAGATATATCGCGTTCTTGTATTGTTGTGGCTGCTCTCATTGTTACCATCATGTTCATTTCTGTCTTCATACTATGTGGAGGAAATAACAATCAAGACAATGCAGGTGTCCCAGTACTCGTAAACAGAAAATTCTCCAAAGTTTTTATTATATCGGATGCCCTATCACTCTTTTCTTCAACAATTGCAGTACTAGTGTTCTTGGGAATTCTCACATCGCGTTATGCAAAAGAAGATTTTCTTATATCCTTACCCACAAAGATGATAATAGGCCTTTCCACTCTTTTGTTCTCTATAGCAACCATGATGATAGCCTTTTCTGCTGCTCTTTCGACTATGCTTCATCAAGATTCAAGAATGGGTACCACAGTCATTTTCCTTTCAAGTATTCCAGTTACCTTGTCACATATGTGGATGCACTTTCCTCTTCTAGTTGAGCTTTTCATGTCAACTTATGGACCTAGTATCTTTAACAGAAATGCCAAGCCATGGTTTTAA